The sequence TTCGTCCTTCGAACGCCAATAATACCGGAATAGAAAATTCAACACGGCCGGGCGGGGGAATTTCGGTCCGCTTCCAAAGCCGCCGTACTTCGGGTCATATTGAGCCGCAAGCTGGTGGTACGTTTTGTTCAACAGCGCTTCGTCGACGGCAGCGTGCTCATCGGAGACTGCTCTTTCTTGTTGAAGAAGAGAAATAAGGCGGTCTCCCGACTCGACGATCTTCTCGTGCTCGGTTTCCCATACTTCGTGGATCCGACCCAGCACTGTGGGAAAACCCGGCCGGCCGTGCGCATCTCTTGGCGGGAAATAGGTCCCGCCGTAAAACGGCTTGAGGTCCTGCGTGAGAAAAACTGAGAGAGGCCATCCGCCGCTTCCCGTCATCGCCTGCACGGCGCTCATGTAGACCTTGTCGACGTCAGGGCGTTCTTCTCGGTCGACCTTGATGCACACGAAATAGTTGTTCATGAGTCCGGCAATGGCATCGCTTTCAAACGACTCATGTTCCATCACGTGGCACCAATGGCAGGTCGAATAGCCGATCGACAAAAAAATCGGCTTGTGTTCCTTTTCCGCTTTTTGAAACGCCTCGTCCCCCCACGGGTACCAATCGACGGGGTTGAACGCATGCTGGAGCAGGTAGGGACTTTTTTCTCGGCTAAGCCGGTTCGGTTTTTTATCGTTTGTTTCCATTGCTCGTGTCAGCCCGCTTCGGCAATCTAAAATTTCTTGAGCCGCTGCCCGGCTTGTTCAATTCTTCCTCTTTTCATTTTGCTTTTTCATGCATCAATTGTATCCGCTGTTCAGGCTTTGCTTCGTCAGTTTGATGTCCTGGAGTTGCGGCGCTTTCACTTTCAGCTCGAACCTGTAGCCGGCCAGCGCGCCGGTCGGGACCCAGCTGAAGTTCATCGTCCAGCAGTGCAAATCCCGGTCGATCGTGATGCGCGGCGCGGCGACCTGGCGCGTGACAAAATCGTAGCTCCCGGTCGCCGAAAATTTCCAGTTTTCCGTCAAGTTGAAGCCGAGGTTTCCGTTGACGCTTGCAGACCGGGTCTTGGCGGCAGGGTTCTCCTCATTCTCGGCGTAACTGAAACTTAGGCCGAGATTCCACGGAATGCTGAAGTCAGGAGGCTCCTCGTCATACAGTCCGCGGTAGCCGCTCTGCCGGAATGCAGCGGGGAGGCTTTGTGCGTTCGCGGTGGTGTCGACCGGACGGGTGTCATACTCTCTTTTTTTCTTGTCCCCGTGGAGCGACGTCGAAAGATTAATGTTGAAGTTGGTCATCGTCGCGAGCCCTTTTCCCTCATCGATGAGCAGCCTGTTGACGCGCTCGTTGAGCTGGTTGTCATAGTCGTAGAAACGATAGTTGTTACTCCCGCTGATCCCAAGATATTGACCGATATCGGTGCGATAGGTGAGCGCAAGGTCGGAGACTTTGAACTGCGATGCTGCAAAGTTGTACGACATCGAAGCGCCGAGGTTCAGTAATTGGTACTTTGTCCCTTTGTTCAGCGAATCTCTGTCTTCGGTCTTCATTTCGAACAGGTTGCCGACGTTGAAACCGATCGCCTGCGACTCGCCCGCCGGAGCGCCGCCGTACACCTCCCTTTGAAAGCGGTTGTAGGACACAGCCTTGCCGAGCGTATCCCGGTACGTTCCGTAATATCCCCATGAGGGTTTCGAAAAATCAGGCTGGTAGCTGTACGATATGCTCGGCGTGATCGTGTGACGGAATCCGGCAATGCCGGGGATCGGCGGCTGAAACATGCCGTAGAGTTTTGTCGATGCCGCGAGTCCCATATTGAAATACCGCACCGCTCCAAACCCGTCGACGTCCCGGAGGACCGGAGCGTCGGTCTTGGAGTTGACGCTGTCGACCGTGACGCTTTTATCGTACCATCGCTCGTAATAGTTGAAGAACGGCGAAACAGTAAAATACCCCGCCTTGGGAGACGCGTTCAAGGTGAAGCTGTGCGAAACGCCCTGCCGGTTAACGCGGTTGAACCCGTCCGGATAATCCAGCGTATCGGCAGTTTTGGTCTTGTTGTCCTCATTCATGAACTGGCCGTTGTACCCGAGGCCGATCAGTTCGTACCATGCATAATTCGACCCCGAATTATCCGAAAGCCCGCGCGATGCCGTCGCGACGCGAAACGGAAAGCTCTGCGAATGCGAGAACGAAATTGTCGGGATGGTCGATGTGATACTGCCCTGCAGCAGATCCTGCGTCCTGGAAATATTCATCGTCATGCTGTTGTTCGTCCCCTCCCACGATTTACTCAGCGTTGCGTTGGAATAAATTTCCTGCATTAAGTAATCATCGTAGTTGTTGCTTGTCTTGTACGAATTATTGCTCGCGAAGGTAAAATTTACGTCGAGGTGCGTCGTCGGGTCGATCGTTTGGTTATGGATAAGGTTGACCCGGTAGTTCGCCTCATCCTGCCGGTTGTAGTCGGTCGGTTCGCCGGTGATGAGGCGGGAATATTGTCCCGTCAGCGCGCCGCTGAAATCGTATCGCTTCGCATACCGAAAGTCGGACAACGCCTGCCAGCCGCCTTCCGGGTACCAATCGCCCGCCACCGCCAGGTCCATGTAATCGCTGATCGCATCGTAATAACCGAGGTGGCTGATATATTTTCCGCGCGTTGCATCCTCGCCGTAGGCGGGGGCGATGATGCCGGAGCGCCGCCCCCCCTGACTCGGGAAAACTCCGAACGGGAGAGCGAAGACCGGAACATCGGCGACGTAAAGATAGATCGGCTCGGCGACAATTTTGTCCTGGATCGTCACTCGCATGCGCGGGCTGAAAAAAAAGTAATGTGGATGGTCGAGGTCGCACGAGGTGAACACTCCGTTGGAGATGAACATCATATCCTTATCCACCTTCTTGATCTGCTCCCCGTGATAATAGCTTTGGTCCATCTCCGTTTCGCCGAGGGTCACAAGCCCTTTCTGCGACTTAAAATTGTAGCCGATCTTCCATCCCTCGTACGTCTCGCTCCCGTCGACCATGACCGGCGTGCCGCGGTACAATTTCTTCAGCGAATCGGTCTTGCCGATCTTCGAGGAGTCGAGAACGCCGTACGATTCAAGATTATTGTCGTTCCAGTTGACCTCGATGCGCTCCGATTTCAGTCCGAGGTCGCGGTACTTGACGTCCCCTTTTCCGTACATCTTCATGACCTTTTGGGGATAGGAATAGACGATCGAGTCGACGGCGGAGTAGACGACGCTCGTGTCGATCCCCGAGGCTTTTTTCTTCGTCGTATCCTGTTTGACGGTTGAATCCGGCTTCGCGGCAAGAAGGGTATCCGCCGGATAGGCGTGAGAGGTCTGCGCAAGGAACAGCTGCAGGAAGGCAAACGCTAAAAGGATTCGGCGCGGTCGATATCGATAGGAGAAATGCAGAACCGGCGTTGTCAATAGTTTTTGGATTTCATGTGCCATTACCGCACGACCGTGAATTCCGCGGTTACAGAACGAGTCCTGCAGCGCCGAGAATTCCGGCGGAATTTCCGAGCTTCGCGGGAAGCACAGTAATGTCGTCGCGCATCGGTTTCATCACATGCGACTGTACCGACTTTTTCACGGCGTCGAAAACAAATCCGCCGGCTGCCGAAATGCCTCCGCCGATGATGACGACACGGAAGTCGATCGTGTTCAAGACGGAACCGAGGGCGACACCGAGCAGCGTTCCCGCCTCGGTGAAAATTTCCCGGGCCAGGACATCGCCTTTCAGGGCCGCCTCCGAAATGTATTTCGGTTCTACTTTGGACACGTCTCCGCCGACAAGGTTCAGGATCAATGACGCCGGCTCGCTTTTCAACCGTTCAACCGTGCGTTGCGAAAGATACCGCTGGCCGATATATGCTTCTACGCAGCCCCGCGCGCCGCAGTTGCACTGCAATCCCTGGTAATCGACGCAGACATGCCCGATTTCGCCAGCCCCGCCGAACGGGCCGCGATAGATACTGCCGTCCAAAATAATTCCCCCGCCGACGCCCGTCCCCCAAATAACAAAAAGAAAATTCGGGTGGCGTTTCCCCGCTCCGAATTTTGCTTCGGCGATCGCCGCGACATTCGCATCGTTTTCCACCCTCGTGTTCAGTTTGAATATTTTTTTAACGGCATTGCCGAGTGCTACGCTGTGCCAATCGGCAAAATTCGGAGGGTCTTTGACCACCCCGCCTTTCTCATCGACGATGCCGGGGGAGCCGATGCCGATCCCCCCGATCTTTTTTCCCTTTGCGTGAACCAACACCTCATCGATCGACCTGCGTATTTGAGCAATGACCGCTTTCGGTCCTTGTTCGCCGAGCGTGGGAAATTTTGATTGAGCGAAAATTTTCCCGGCGGAGCTGACAATACCGGTTTTAATAGTCGTGCCGCCTAAATCGACACCGATCGCGTACCTGACATGAGACATGCTTTTTTCTTATTCGTTATGCGTTTTGATCGTCTCTCTATCCATTTTACGTTTTACAGTTTGCCCCTTCTTATCTTCCACCATCCCTCCAGCCGTTCCCGTATTGATTTCTCCTTCCCGCTATCCGACGGGCGGTAGTACAGCCTGTCTTTCAGATTATCGGGAAGATACTGCTGCTCGACAAAATGATTCTCAAAATTGTGCCCGTATTTGTATTCGTTCCCGTAACCGAGATCTTTCATCAGCGGCGTCGGCGCATTGCGGAGGTGAAGCGGCACCGGAATGTTTGGGAGCGATCTGACATCGGCAAGCGCTTCTTCGATGGCTGCGTACGCAGCATTGCTTTTCGGAGCTGAAGCGAGATACGCCGCGGCCTGAGCCAGAATGATCCTCGCCTCCGGCATCCCGACGTAATCCACCGCCGTAAAGCAATTCGTCGCAACGACAGAGGCGAACGGATCGGCATTGCCGATATCCTCGGATGCCAGAACGATCATTCGCCGAGCGATAAATTTCGGGTCTTCTCCTCCGTCAAGCATGCGCGCCATCCAGTAAATCGCCGCGTCGGGATCGCACCCTCTCATGCTTTTGATGAAGGCAGAGATCGTGTCGTAGTGCTGTTCCCCTTTCTTGTCGTAGATGGTGTACTTCCGCTGGAAAGCGTCCTCGAGCACCTGCTTGGAAATTTT is a genomic window of Bacteroidota bacterium containing:
- a CDS encoding putative LPS assembly protein LptD, whose protein sequence is MAHEIQKLLTTPVLHFSYRYRPRRILLAFAFLQLFLAQTSHAYPADTLLAAKPDSTVKQDTTKKKASGIDTSVVYSAVDSIVYSYPQKVMKMYGKGDVKYRDLGLKSERIEVNWNDNNLESYGVLDSSKIGKTDSLKKLYRGTPVMVDGSETYEGWKIGYNFKSQKGLVTLGETEMDQSYYHGEQIKKVDKDMMFISNGVFTSCDLDHPHYFFFSPRMRVTIQDKIVAEPIYLYVADVPVFALPFGVFPSQGGRRSGIIAPAYGEDATRGKYISHLGYYDAISDYMDLAVAGDWYPEGGWQALSDFRYAKRYDFSGALTGQYSRLITGEPTDYNRQDEANYRVNLIHNQTIDPTTHLDVNFTFASNNSYKTSNNYDDYLMQEIYSNATLSKSWEGTNNSMTMNISRTQDLLQGSITSTIPTISFSHSQSFPFRVATASRGLSDNSGSNYAWYELIGLGYNGQFMNEDNKTKTADTLDYPDGFNRVNRQGVSHSFTLNASPKAGYFTVSPFFNYYERWYDKSVTVDSVNSKTDAPVLRDVDGFGAVRYFNMGLAASTKLYGMFQPPIPGIAGFRHTITPSISYSYQPDFSKPSWGYYGTYRDTLGKAVSYNRFQREVYGGAPAGESQAIGFNVGNLFEMKTEDRDSLNKGTKYQLLNLGASMSYNFAASQFKVSDLALTYRTDIGQYLGISGSNNYRFYDYDNQLNERVNRLLIDEGKGLATMTNFNINLSTSLHGDKKKREYDTRPVDTTANAQSLPAAFRQSGYRGLYDEEPPDFSIPWNLGLSFSYAENEENPAAKTRSASVNGNLGFNLTENWKFSATGSYDFVTRQVAAPRITIDRDLHCWTMNFSWVPTGALAGYRFELKVKAPQLQDIKLTKQSLNSGYN
- a CDS encoding ROK family protein translates to MSHVRYAIGVDLGGTTIKTGIVSSAGKIFAQSKFPTLGEQGPKAVIAQIRRSIDEVLVHAKGKKIGGIGIGSPGIVDEKGGVVKDPPNFADWHSVALGNAVKKIFKLNTRVENDANVAAIAEAKFGAGKRHPNFLFVIWGTGVGGGIILDGSIYRGPFGGAGEIGHVCVDYQGLQCNCGARGCVEAYIGQRYLSQRTVERLKSEPASLILNLVGGDVSKVEPKYISEAALKGDVLAREIFTEAGTLLGVALGSVLNTIDFRVVIIGGGISAAGGFVFDAVKKSVQSHVMKPMRDDITVLPAKLGNSAGILGAAGLVL